DNA sequence from the Desulfofundulus luciae genome:
GCGGGCCCGTACCCGGGAGGGCAAGCTGCAGGTGGAACTGGCCCAGCTTGAATACCTCTACCCCCGGCTGGCGGGGAAAGGAACCGGGCTTTCCCGGCTGGGGGGCGGCATTGGCACCCGGGGTCCCGGCGAAACGAAGCTGGAAACCGACCGGCGGCGCATAAAAAGGCGCATCACCGAGCTACGCCGGGAGCTCGACGAAGTGCGGCGGCACCGGACCCTGCTGCGCACCAGGCGGCAGGACGTGCCCGTAACCCTGGTCGGCCTGGTGGGGTACACCAACGCCGGCAAGTCCACCCTCCTCAATGCCCTCACGGGGGCGGGCGTCCCGGCCGAAGACAGGTTGTTTGCCACCCTGGACCCCACCACCCGGCGCCTGGTGCTGCCCAACAACGAGGTGGTGCTGCTTACCGATACGGTGGGTTTTATCCGCCGCCTGCCCCACCACCTGGTGGCCGCCTTCCGGGCCACCCTGGAAGAGGTGACGGAAGCGGACCTGCTCCTGCACGTGGTGGACGTGAGCAACCCGGATTACCCGGACCAGGTTAAAGCGGTGGAGGATGTACTGGCCTCCCTGGGGGCGGGGGAGAAGCCCTCCATTCTGGTTTTCAATAAAGTTGACCGTTTGACTGCTGAAGAACCCTGGCTGCTTTCGGCGGGCAGGCCGGCGGTGGCGGTTTCCGCCCTTACCGGCCGTGGTCTGGATGAACTGCGCAGGATCATAATGAACGTCTTAAAGGATCAAAGGGTGCGGCGGGAGTTCCTGGTGCCCTACCAGCGGGGAGACGTGCTCAACCTGCTCTACGAAAAAGGGGAGGTATTGTCGCGGGAATATACCCCGGAGGGCGTGCGCCTGGAAGTGGAACTGGGTGCGGTGTGGGCCTCCCGGGCGGCGACCCGGCTGGGGAAGGATAATCCCGGCAGGATTCCCGGGTAATCATGCCTGAAGTCTCCCGGCAGCCGGCCGGGCGCCTGCCGGG
Encoded proteins:
- the hflX gene encoding GTPase HflX encodes the protein MQKLPDYEKVLLITLQLPHEDDGEVEESLDELARLADTAGARVVGRVVQRARRPDPATFLGRGKVRGEIAPACRELGVELVICDHELSPAQVRNLEEELGVRVIDRTQLILDIFARRARTREGKLQVELAQLEYLYPRLAGKGTGLSRLGGGIGTRGPGETKLETDRRRIKRRITELRRELDEVRRHRTLLRTRRQDVPVTLVGLVGYTNAGKSTLLNALTGAGVPAEDRLFATLDPTTRRLVLPNNEVVLLTDTVGFIRRLPHHLVAAFRATLEEVTEADLLLHVVDVSNPDYPDQVKAVEDVLASLGAGEKPSILVFNKVDRLTAEEPWLLSAGRPAVAVSALTGRGLDELRRIIMNVLKDQRVRREFLVPYQRGDVLNLLYEKGEVLSREYTPEGVRLEVELGAVWASRAATRLGKDNPGRIPG